The following are encoded in a window of Mycoplasma anserisalpingitidis genomic DNA:
- a CDS encoding tRNA (cytidine(34)-2'-O)-methyltransferase gives MLNVVLYQPEICPNTGNIIRTCYALGAKLHIIKPIAFDLHPKYLRRYGAGRMLSDIQHEVHDSYEEFSKKYGNKNIFYITRYGLKTYDEVDYQDDFDKNKEIWVMFGRESTGIDMSILKNNVDNCLRIPMMSEMRSINLANCVAIVGFEIMRQLKWKDLSLFEVQKGKNFILEWDKK, from the coding sequence ATGTTAAATGTAGTATTATATCAACCAGAAATCTGCCCTAATACAGGCAATATTATTCGTACATGTTACGCTTTAGGTGCGAAATTGCATATTATCAAACCAATAGCATTTGATTTACATCCAAAATATTTACGTCGTTATGGTGCAGGGAGAATGCTTAGCGATATTCAACATGAAGTTCATGACTCATATGAAGAATTTAGTAAAAAATATGGTAATAAAAATATTTTTTATATCACTAGATATGGACTTAAAACTTATGATGAAGTTGATTATCAAGACGATTTTGATAAAAACAAAGAAATTTGAGTCATGTTTGGTAGAGAATCAACAGGCATTGACATGTCAATATTAAAAAACAATGTTGATAATTGTTTAAGAATTCCGATGATGTCAGAGATGCGTTCAATTAATTTAGCTAATTGCGTTGCAATTGTAGGATTTGAAATTATGAGACAACTTAAATGAAAAGATTTAAGTTTGTTTGAAGTACAGAAAGGTAAAAACTTCATTTTAGAATGAGACAAAAAATAG
- a CDS encoding phospho-sugar mutase, producing the protein MEKFLDFGTAGIRGIIGEGPSKLNYGYVEQIANGIVQYLKNQSDNEKWIVIGRDNRIMSYEFSVYFANFLTKNKINVLFNEEISPTPFVSYLILKHNADLGINITASHNPAEYNGIKLYNNKANQLLPDEVFELKKYFVEYCEIKNANDIKLNKNSYLHLVSEKDKDDYIEKVIDIAKLNNKSGKISNLKIVYSPLHGTGIYFVPTIFNKIFSEDSCFFVEKHMVKDSNFTYAKKPNPELKEVFDELIKTAKNKNIDLLLVTDPDSDRVGVAVKHNNDFRLLNGNETALIIFNYLIENKFYMKNSSLVYSYVSSPLLAKISKLNNINVYEVPTGFKWIGDVINKNKLGSVFAFEESYGSLIEPSLARDKDAIQSVVALSFIASELKKQNMNLVEYLEKIYQKYGYIQSETVSYEFSEIEKINLIRTNFTKLEFYEDTYEVKDYKYEEISSDMIKITLKDKSTISYRPSGTEPKIKFYIYTYGTSEKEALAKIENIKLVLNNFVSKYK; encoded by the coding sequence ATGGAAAAATTTTTAGATTTTGGAACCGCTGGTATCAGAGGAATAATTGGTGAGGGTCCGAGTAAACTAAATTATGGTTATGTTGAACAAATTGCTAATGGAATTGTTCAATACCTAAAAAATCAGAGTGATAATGAAAAATGAATTGTCATTGGTAGAGACAATAGAATAATGTCTTATGAATTTAGCGTTTATTTTGCTAATTTTTTAACAAAAAATAAAATAAATGTTCTTTTTAACGAAGAAATTTCTCCAACACCATTTGTCAGTTATCTAATTTTAAAACATAATGCAGATTTAGGTATTAATATCACTGCAAGTCATAATCCAGCCGAATACAATGGAATTAAACTTTATAATAACAAAGCTAATCAATTGCTTCCTGATGAAGTGTTTGAACTAAAAAAATATTTTGTTGAATATTGTGAGATTAAAAATGCAAATGATATTAAACTAAATAAAAACTCGTATTTACATTTAGTTTCAGAAAAAGACAAAGATGATTATATTGAAAAAGTAATCGATATTGCTAAATTAAATAATAAAAGTGGAAAAATATCGAACTTAAAAATTGTATATAGTCCACTTCATGGAACTGGAATTTACTTTGTTCCAACAATTTTCAATAAAATTTTTAGCGAAGATAGTTGTTTTTTTGTGGAAAAACATATGGTAAAGGACTCAAATTTTACTTATGCTAAAAAACCCAATCCTGAACTAAAGGAAGTTTTTGATGAACTAATTAAAACTGCAAAAAATAAAAATATTGATCTTTTATTAGTTACAGACCCAGATTCAGACAGAGTTGGTGTTGCAGTAAAACATAATAATGATTTTAGATTATTAAATGGAAATGAAACTGCATTAATTATTTTTAATTACTTAATTGAAAATAAGTTTTATATGAAAAATTCTTCACTTGTATATTCTTATGTTTCAAGTCCACTTTTAGCAAAAATTTCTAAATTAAACAATATTAATGTTTATGAAGTACCAACAGGATTTAAATGAATAGGTGATGTAATTAATAAGAATAAATTAGGTTCTGTTTTCGCTTTCGAGGAGAGTTACGGTTCACTTATAGAACCTTCATTAGCTAGAGATAAAGATGCAATTCAATCAGTTGTTGCGCTTAGTTTTATAGCTAGTGAACTAAAAAAACAAAATATGAATCTAGTTGAATATCTTGAGAAAATTTATCAAAAGTATGGATACATTCAAAGCGAAACGGTTTCATATGAGTTTAGTGAAATTGAAAAAATAAATTTAATAAGAACTAATTTTACTAAACTAGAATTCTATGAAGATACTTATGAAGTAAAAGATTATAAATATGAAGAAATTTCTTCGGATATGATCAAAATTACTTTAAAAGATAAATCAACTATTTCTTATCGTCCTTCAGGAACTGAACCAAAAATTAAGTTTTATATTTATACATATGGTACAAGCGAAAAAGAAGCATTGGCTAAAATAGAAAACATTAAATTAGTATTAAACAATTTTGTTAGTAAGTACAAGTAG
- a CDS encoding nicotinate-nucleotide adenylyltransferase: MKIGVYGGSFDPIHKGHIKIAEIAIKELNLDKLLFVPAYISPFKTGKNIVSAEHRINMINLVKPDKTEICDFEIKRNNLSYTIDTVRYLKNKYKEDELFLIIGSDNINLLHKWKDIEEIASLTKICVFKRTKIINKTNIKKYNCLLLKNPIYEYSSTEFKKGYLDSVDEKVINYIGENKLYSKELVHNMLSAKRAKHSVATAEFSASLAKSCGYDAKKAYFAGLFHDIAKEWDPENSLKFIRSILGDSVNFLKHELHQVAGSLWVKYVYKINDEDIAHAIRVHTTMNENGVSELNTLDKILYISDKICMGRKFPGIQKLREIVHKDLNKGFSLVVKRTYLFEKEKGTEFSEWQEQIYLNYIKEVENYEA; encoded by the coding sequence ATGAAAATAGGTGTTTACGGCGGTAGTTTTGACCCGATTCATAAGGGCCACATAAAAATAGCTGAAATTGCAATAAAAGAATTAAACTTGGACAAATTATTATTTGTCCCAGCATATATTTCACCTTTTAAAACTGGTAAAAATATTGTTTCTGCTGAACATAGAATAAATATGATTAATTTGGTAAAACCAGATAAAACGGAGATTTGTGATTTTGAAATCAAGAGGAATAATTTAAGTTACACCATAGATACCGTTAGATATTTGAAAAATAAATATAAGGAAGATGAACTATTTTTAATCATTGGAAGTGATAATATAAACCTATTGCATAAATGAAAAGATATTGAAGAAATTGCTTCATTAACAAAAATTTGTGTATTCAAAAGGACAAAAATCATAAATAAAACAAATATCAAAAAATATAATTGTTTATTACTAAAAAATCCTATTTATGAGTATTCATCAACAGAATTCAAAAAAGGTTATTTAGATAGTGTTGATGAAAAAGTAATAAATTATATTGGTGAAAATAAATTGTATTCCAAAGAATTGGTTCATAATATGTTAAGTGCCAAAAGAGCAAAACATTCAGTTGCAACTGCAGAATTTTCAGCCTCACTTGCCAAAAGTTGTGGTTATGATGCAAAAAAAGCTTATTTTGCAGGGTTATTTCATGACATCGCTAAAGAGTGAGATCCTGAGAACTCCCTAAAATTTATTAGAAGCATTTTAGGTGATTCAGTTAATTTCTTAAAACATGAACTACATCAGGTAGCTGGTTCATTGTGAGTTAAATATGTTTATAAAATTAACGACGAAGATATCGCTCATGCAATTAGGGTTCATACAACAATGAATGAAAACGGTGTTTCAGAATTAAATACATTAGATAAAATCCTTTATATTTCAGACAAAATTTGTATGGGAAGAAAATTTCCAGGTATTCAAAAATTAAGAGAAATTGTTCACAAAGACTTAAACAAAGGTTTTTCATTAGTTGTTAAAAGAACGTACTTGTTTGAAAAAGAAAAGGGGACAGAGTTTTCTGAATGACAAGAACAAATTTACCTAAATTATATTAAAGAGGTAGAAAATTATGAAGCATAG
- a CDS encoding pseudouridine synthase encodes MKHRLQKILSEAGIASRRNSEQLIKDGRVKLNGRIASLGDKATFGDDILVDDKPIKREEKVYFVLNKPPKTVCTLKDNFDRTIVTSLINTDAKIFPVGRLDYDTTGVLILTNDGDLCNKLIHPRYQILRKYRARLDEPLTNEQIKLLNKPVLIKNKPSYQKVEQLDTKTYLVSLSIGTYHHVKELFETVSRKVINLKRVEFAGITCEKIPVGEYRKLNFKEVKMLKALTEAKNEKTKKV; translated from the coding sequence ATGAAGCATAGATTACAAAAAATACTTTCTGAAGCCGGAATAGCTTCGAGAAGAAACTCTGAACAATTAATTAAAGATGGAAGAGTTAAATTAAATGGTCGAATTGCATCTTTAGGTGATAAAGCTACTTTTGGAGACGATATATTAGTTGATGACAAACCAATAAAAAGAGAAGAAAAAGTTTATTTTGTATTGAATAAGCCACCTAAAACTGTATGTACATTAAAAGATAATTTTGATAGAACAATAGTTACAAGTTTAATTAATACTGATGCAAAAATTTTTCCTGTAGGTAGATTAGATTATGATACTACGGGAGTTTTAATTTTAACAAATGATGGAGATTTATGTAATAAATTGATTCATCCAAGATATCAAATACTTAGAAAATATCGTGCAAGATTAGATGAACCGCTAACTAATGAACAAATAAAATTATTAAATAAGCCAGTTTTAATAAAAAACAAACCTTCTTATCAAAAAGTTGAACAACTTGATACAAAAACATATTTAGTTTCACTTTCTATTGGCACATACCACCATGTTAAAGAGTTGTTTGAAACTGTTTCAAGAAAAGTCATTAATCTTAAAAGAGTTGAATTCGCAGGAATAACATGTGAAAAAATTCCTGTTGGTGAATATAGAAAACTAAATTTTAAAGAAGTCAAAATGTTAAAAGCTTTAACGGAGGCTAAAAATGAAAAAACTAAAAAAGTTTAG
- a CDS encoding transcription antitermination factor NusB, which produces MSETVKNKKYPQKSMRQSRIEVVQVLYKFIILEREIDPAIAFEEFDFLNRTQLEKLEKIANNYEFIKKMIKINLSADWSFERLNPITKAILINATYELFVLDKAIVINEALEIGKMFFDTEDFQAKKNLKFINACLQSIFNALVILEKRNRKLENSDEEK; this is translated from the coding sequence ATGTCAGAAACAGTTAAAAATAAAAAATATCCTCAAAAATCAATGAGACAATCTAGAATTGAAGTTGTTCAAGTTTTATATAAATTCATTATTTTGGAACGTGAAATTGATCCTGCTATTGCTTTTGAGGAATTTGACTTTTTAAATAGAACTCAACTTGAAAAGTTAGAAAAAATTGCAAACAATTATGAATTTATTAAAAAAATGATCAAAATTAACCTTAGTGCTGATTGATCATTTGAGAGACTTAATCCGATAACTAAGGCTATTTTAATTAATGCGACTTACGAACTTTTTGTTTTAGATAAGGCTATTGTTATTAATGAAGCTTTAGAGATTGGAAAAATGTTTTTTGATACTGAAGATTTTCAAGCTAAGAAAAATCTTAAATTTATAAACGCTTGTTTGCAAAGTATCTTCAATGCTTTAGTCATCCTTGAAAAAAGAAACAGAAAATTGGAAAACTCGGATGAAGAAAAATAA
- a CDS encoding MAG0770 family lipoprotein codes for MKKLKKFSLLFASISPFILMSQSCFSSTFDRQADLENKEFETQITNYLNKIKSKNNEFKNFLNNKNNLTIPLNNIDDFYKKPNQIAIELSNHLNNFISELSKNKDEVDKFEELNILLDSSKEDNEIKLIDLINKLNFINNDVQKLVEEKQTLTKNGDDAYSVLINDLEQNLSVGLFTGQGQKDTINRIKNSINSVLHLPLGEECDCKNIFYKSNYYDSSVIDINYNLIKAYLGFNSENGNTSKEDYQELLKIHTHALANIIREWLFITVENEDSQKNARFRLNQWIALIRNNSKTFNFINSNNELVKLFDAIESSLMSLNNSIDEINKNNSGKYPFEKLLSFIVDIDKETKKLNDGIMGQLNYTIKELYELLDSKIK; via the coding sequence ATGAAAAAACTAAAAAAGTTTAGTTTACTTTTTGCTTCTATTTCACCTTTTATTTTAATGTCTCAAAGTTGCTTTAGTTCAACTTTTGATAGACAGGCGGATTTAGAAAACAAAGAATTTGAAACTCAAATAACAAATTATTTGAACAAAATTAAAAGTAAAAATAACGAATTTAAAAATTTTTTAAACAACAAAAACAATTTAACAATTCCATTAAATAATATTGATGACTTTTATAAAAAACCAAATCAAATTGCAATCGAATTATCCAATCACTTAAACAATTTTATAAGTGAATTATCTAAAAACAAAGATGAAGTTGATAAATTTGAGGAGTTAAACATTTTATTAGACTCTTCGAAAGAAGATAATGAAATCAAATTAATTGACTTAATCAACAAATTAAACTTTATCAACAATGACGTTCAAAAACTAGTTGAAGAAAAACAAACATTAACAAAAAATGGTGATGATGCTTATTCAGTTTTGATTAATGACCTAGAACAAAACCTTTCTGTAGGTCTTTTTACAGGTCAAGGTCAGAAAGATACCATTAACCGTATTAAGAATTCAATAAATTCAGTATTACACTTACCTTTAGGTGAAGAATGTGATTGTAAAAACATTTTTTACAAATCTAACTATTATGACTCAAGTGTTATTGACATTAACTACAACTTAATTAAAGCATATTTAGGATTCAACTCTGAAAATGGAAACACTTCTAAAGAAGATTATCAAGAACTACTAAAAATTCATACCCATGCACTTGCTAACATTATACGTGAATGATTATTTATTACAGTTGAAAACGAAGATAGTCAAAAAAACGCAAGATTTAGACTTAATCAATGAATCGCTTTGATAAGAAATAATTCTAAGACTTTTAATTTCATTAATTCAAATAATGAATTAGTAAAATTATTTGATGCTATTGAGTCAAGTTTGATGTCGTTAAATAATTCTATTGATGAAATCAACAAAAACAATTCAGGAAAATATCCTTTTGAAAAATTATTAAGTTTTATAGTTGATATCGATAAAGAAACTAAGAAATTAAATGATGGAATAATGGGACAATTAAACTACACCATCAAAGAACTCTATGAACTATTAGATAGTAAAATAAAATAA
- a CDS encoding aminotransferase class V-fold PLP-dependent enzyme, whose protein sequence is MSDFEKLKKEIRNEFPILKNIVYLDNAAQSLKPISAIEAINTYYTYESISVRTGDTPLGNKINQIYKQTKEKIAILINSDPEQIIYTSGTTDSLNTFALMFNQIIEPNKKILISAYNHSSNMLPWIELAKSRNVEFIISEEIYENIDENIQLICLSQSTNNFDVKYDIKKIYEKAKIYGAIVLNDAAQSITHEKVDQNYADVIAFSTNKLLGPSGLGILAIKRDLLKRIKPTRFGGGSVHDIDKNGNWIPKETIQAFEPGTPNIAAIYMFNKSLDLFEKIGYENIQKILLELSNYLYDKLSKLENIEIHSKRGSIITLFNVKNINSQDVATYLGSKNIYVNAGIFCAPFVRNIKSERSYIRVSLGIYNNFDDIDKLVNEIENGGDFYAF, encoded by the coding sequence ATGAGTGATTTTGAAAAATTAAAAAAAGAAATTCGAAATGAATTCCCAATACTTAAAAACATTGTTTACTTAGATAATGCTGCTCAAAGTTTAAAACCAATTTCAGCAATTGAAGCTATCAATACTTACTATACTTATGAATCTATTTCTGTTCGAACAGGTGATACACCATTAGGTAACAAAATCAACCAAATTTATAAACAAACCAAGGAAAAAATAGCAATTTTAATTAATTCAGATCCTGAACAAATAATTTATACAAGTGGAACTACCGATTCACTTAATACTTTTGCTTTAATGTTTAATCAAATTATTGAACCAAATAAAAAAATCCTAATTTCAGCTTATAATCACTCTAGTAATATGCTTCCTTGAATTGAACTAGCTAAATCAAGAAATGTTGAATTTATAATAAGTGAAGAAATTTATGAAAATATAGATGAAAATATCCAATTAATTTGTTTATCGCAAAGCACAAATAATTTTGATGTTAAATATGACATTAAAAAAATTTACGAAAAAGCCAAAATATACGGCGCTATAGTGCTTAATGATGCTGCACAATCAATAACTCATGAAAAAGTTGACCAAAATTATGCTGATGTTATTGCTTTTAGTACTAACAAACTATTAGGTCCGTCTGGTTTAGGTATCTTAGCAATCAAAAGAGACTTATTAAAAAGAATTAAACCAACTCGTTTTGGTGGTGGTTCAGTTCATGATATAGATAAAAACGGAAATTGAATTCCTAAAGAAACAATTCAAGCTTTTGAACCTGGTACTCCAAATATTGCGGCAATTTATATGTTTAATAAATCGTTGGACCTTTTTGAAAAAATAGGATATGAAAACATTCAAAAAATACTTTTAGAATTATCTAATTATTTATATGACAAATTAAGTAAGTTGGAAAATATTGAAATTCATAGTAAAAGAGGTTCTATAATAACATTATTTAATGTAAAAAATATAAACTCTCAAGATGTTGCAACCTATTTAGGTTCTAAAAATATTTATGTTAATGCAGGTATTTTTTGTGCTCCATTTGTTAGAAACATTAAAAGTGAGCGCTCTTATATTAGGGTTTCATTAGGAATTTATAATAATTTTGATGATATTGATAAACTAGTGAATGAAATAGAAAATGGGGGTGATTTTTATGCATTTTAA
- a CDS encoding TrmH family RNA methyltransferase, which produces MRQKIDSVNNPKIKHIIKLKNKKYREKFKMFIVEGEHLVNEAVVAKMNIDIYEYSPNQNFLYKSSTEVSKEIIESVSDVVTPQNIFGIVKYNPKDWEVNIDLNSIRNIAYLEKVQDPGNIGTIIRLCRSFDIDLLVVQNFDIYNPKVIRASQGSFFKQKMINVKDYNFLEKVVNSRKFNILATTLKSNSIKLNEVKFTERNLIIFGNEGNGITVEIEKYVNQFIYIPISFESLNVATAAAIVLNKVRNG; this is translated from the coding sequence ATGAGACAAAAAATAGATAGTGTTAATAATCCTAAAATTAAGCACATAATTAAATTAAAAAACAAAAAATATCGTGAAAAATTCAAAATGTTTATTGTCGAAGGTGAACATTTAGTTAATGAAGCTGTAGTTGCTAAAATGAATATCGATATTTATGAATACAGTCCAAACCAAAATTTTCTTTACAAAAGTAGCACTGAAGTTTCAAAAGAAATTATTGAATCTGTTTCAGATGTAGTAACCCCACAAAATATTTTTGGTATTGTTAAATATAATCCTAAAGACTGAGAAGTGAACATTGATTTAAATAGTATTAGAAATATTGCTTATTTAGAAAAAGTTCAGGATCCAGGTAATATCGGTACAATCATTAGATTATGTCGTTCGTTTGATATTGATCTTTTGGTAGTTCAAAATTTTGATATTTACAACCCAAAAGTAATTAGAGCATCGCAAGGATCGTTTTTTAAACAGAAAATGATTAATGTAAAGGACTATAATTTCCTTGAAAAAGTAGTTAACTCAAGAAAATTCAACATTTTAGCAACAACATTAAAATCAAATTCAATTAAGTTGAATGAAGTAAAATTTACTGAAAGAAACTTAATTATTTTTGGTAATGAAGGAAATGGGATTACTGTTGAAATTGAGAAATACGTAAATCAATTTATTTATATTCCAATTTCGTTCGAAAGTCTTAATGTAGCAACCGCAGCTGCTATTGTTCTAAATAAAGTAAGAAATGGATAA
- a CDS encoding iron-sulfur cluster assembly scaffold protein yields the protein MHFNQNQAREIIMTNYINNNKDNLSENHKKVYSTSCADLLEIDLDIDQKITNINTNANGCAIFVASTNILKKILKGKQNNEAKNLIEKFIKFVNHEIELDEQEIGEIDDLWVFYNVKTHLNRVDCATLTAKHILNELK from the coding sequence ATGCATTTTAACCAAAACCAAGCAAGAGAAATTATTATGACCAACTATATAAATAATAATAAAGATAATTTAAGTGAAAATCATAAAAAAGTTTACTCTACTTCATGTGCTGATTTACTAGAAATCGATTTAGACATAGATCAAAAAATAACCAACATCAATACTAATGCTAATGGATGCGCAATTTTTGTTGCTTCAACAAATATTCTTAAAAAAATATTAAAAGGCAAGCAAAATAATGAAGCTAAAAATTTAATTGAAAAATTTATCAAATTCGTTAATCATGAAATCGAATTAGATGAACAAGAAATTGGTGAGATCGATGATCTTTGAGTATTTTATAATGTCAAAACTCATTTGAACAGAGTTGATTGTGCTACATTAACAGCTAAACATATTTTAAATGAACTCAAATAA
- the topA gene encoding type I DNA topoisomerase encodes MKTLVIVESPNKVNTIKKILGEDYVVEASIGHIAKLKTSGQYGLGIDIENWEPSYTLEKGKKELIKKLKSIAKKCDKVFIATDPDREGEAIGEHLVEYLDVKEKYNRIKYNEITKNAILKAIDKPGLIDYNLVEAQKARRMLDRIIGFRLSYLINQKISNSPTKASAGRVQSIALKLVVDREREIEAFVPEQYYKLDALCGSKIVASYINLNNSSDKRDWILPNEIDSVKKHFENAKKIIKVTDINVVDKKMSSVIPLKQAALYKKSPYSAQVTQSAAQKLYEGFGDGGLISYPRTDSSRLSQTFIDSAKVYINDKFGKEYVALEVKGFSGDQDAHEAIRPTDVSLTPENALALYPEMSKQEFAIYKLIYRVTMQSLMTQPIRTIKTYTYENDVYKFRNSFSSIKFDGYYILDDEKEVELGDPNYELNQEVKVKEFKFSDHETKPSPRYTDGSLIEMLDKIKVGRPSTFATTVKIIKDREYVVSKSSSLVPTLFGKNVIDKLTSSFSNIINEEYTAKVEEELDLIAEEKVSKNIVMNNFWEKFNDTFDKAKDVMEKTVLTQLALEESCPEDSGVLVIRRNKKKQKFVGCKNFPNCKYTRSISNEELKKLEENINEE; translated from the coding sequence ATGAAAACATTAGTTATAGTAGAGTCACCTAATAAGGTAAATACAATTAAAAAAATATTAGGTGAGGATTATGTTGTTGAAGCTAGTATTGGCCACATTGCTAAACTAAAAACTAGTGGGCAATATGGTTTAGGTATCGATATTGAAAATTGAGAACCATCATATACATTAGAAAAAGGCAAAAAAGAATTAATTAAAAAATTAAAATCAATTGCTAAAAAATGTGACAAAGTTTTTATTGCAACTGACCCGGATCGCGAGGGTGAAGCAATAGGAGAACACTTAGTTGAATACTTAGATGTTAAAGAAAAATACAACAGAATTAAGTATAATGAAATTACAAAAAATGCTATTTTAAAGGCTATCGATAAACCAGGATTAATTGATTATAATCTTGTTGAAGCGCAAAAAGCAAGAAGAATGTTAGATAGAATAATTGGTTTTAGACTTAGTTATTTAATTAATCAAAAAATTTCTAATTCACCAACTAAAGCCAGTGCAGGTCGTGTTCAATCAATTGCATTAAAATTGGTTGTTGATAGAGAAAGAGAAATAGAAGCTTTTGTACCTGAACAATACTATAAATTAGATGCATTGTGCGGTTCAAAAATCGTTGCTAGTTATATTAATTTAAATAATTCAAGCGATAAGAGAGATTGAATTTTACCTAACGAAATTGATTCAGTTAAAAAACATTTTGAAAACGCTAAAAAAATTATTAAAGTTACTGATATTAATGTTGTTGATAAAAAAATGTCTTCGGTAATACCATTAAAACAAGCAGCTTTATATAAAAAGAGTCCATATTCTGCTCAAGTAACACAATCTGCTGCACAAAAACTTTATGAAGGTTTTGGAGATGGAGGGCTTATTTCATATCCACGTACCGATTCTTCAAGATTAAGTCAAACATTTATCGATAGTGCTAAAGTTTATATTAATGATAAATTTGGTAAGGAGTATGTTGCTCTGGAAGTTAAGGGTTTCTCTGGTGATCAAGATGCTCACGAAGCTATTAGACCTACTGATGTTTCGTTAACTCCTGAAAATGCTTTAGCTTTATATCCTGAAATGAGTAAACAGGAATTTGCAATTTATAAATTAATTTATAGAGTAACAATGCAATCTCTAATGACTCAACCTATTAGAACTATCAAAACTTATACATATGAAAATGATGTGTATAAATTTAGAAATAGTTTTTCATCAATAAAATTTGATGGATACTATATACTAGATGATGAAAAAGAAGTTGAGTTGGGTGATCCAAATTATGAATTAAATCAAGAAGTTAAGGTAAAGGAATTCAAATTTAGTGATCACGAAACAAAACCTTCTCCTAGATATACAGATGGTTCTCTAATTGAAATGTTAGATAAAATTAAAGTTGGCCGTCCTTCTACATTTGCTACTACAGTTAAAATAATTAAAGATAGGGAATATGTTGTTTCAAAATCTTCTTCATTAGTTCCAACTCTTTTTGGCAAAAATGTTATTGATAAACTTACATCATCATTTAGCAATATAATAAATGAAGAATATACTGCTAAGGTAGAAGAAGAATTGGATTTAATAGCGGAAGAAAAAGTTTCTAAGAACATTGTAATGAATAATTTTTGAGAAAAATTTAACGACACTTTTGATAAGGCTAAAGATGTTATGGAAAAAACTGTTCTCACTCAGTTAGCTCTAGAAGAATCATGTCCTGAAGACTCTGGTGTTCTTGTTATTAGAAGAAATAAAAAGAAACAAAAATTTGTCGGATGTAAAAACTTTCCAAATTGCAAATACACGCGTAGTATATCAAATGAGGAACTTAAGAAGTTGGAAGAAAATATAAATGAAGAATAA